CGGCGCGCCATGCTGGTCGCCTACCTGCTGTCGCCGTTCGCCCTGTGGGCCTGCGCACTGGTCGCCCTCAACCTGATCCATCTGTCGACCTGGTCGGCGGGCGGCCTGGCCGGCGCCACCTACCTGTCGGACCACGGCGATGGGGTGCGGGCGGCGCTGGTGCTGACCCGGATCCAGTACATCATGGTCGCGGTCCTGTTCGGCTTCGTCGTGTTCGTGACGCCCGCGAAGACCTACCTGTACGCTGCCGTGGCGCTGATGGTGCTGCTGCCATGCGCGGTCCTGCTCGATTTCGCCTACCAGGGCATGTTCTACCGGACCGACCTCGAAGGCGCGGTGCTCGGCCGCGCGGCGGCGACGTTCATCAATCCGACCATGGCGGGCGAGGCGCTGCTGCATGTGGCCATACTGGGCTGCGCCGCGATCGGCCTGCGCTATCGCGGGCCATTGCTGCTGCTCGCCGGCGCGGCGATCCTCGCCACGTTTTCCCGCTCGTCGATCATCGCCTGGGGCGTCGTCCTGGCGATCATGGTCGCGCGCGGGGCGCTTCCGCGTTCCATGGTCGTGGCCACGGCCGCGGCGTTCGCGGCGCTCGCGCTGGGCCTCGGCAGTTTCGAAAGCTACCTGCAGTCGCGCGACGAATTCGAGGGAGCGTCCAGCAATATCCTGTCGCGGATGGGATTCTTCTCGAATCTCAGTTTCGACGACGACAGCTCGGCGGAACGCGCGAGCGTCGTCAAGGCGGCCTGGGAGCTGTTCCAGCACAACCCCGTGTTCGGCGCGGGGGCGGGAAGCACGCTGTTCTGGTCGCACCGCGGCGGCACGCACAACCAGCTGCTGATGCTGGCGGCGGAGTACGGGCTGTTCGGGATCGGGTTGTGGATGTGGCTGCTGGTCATCCTGTGGCGCGGACGCTTCCTGGCCGAGCGCGGCCTGCACGTGGCGATGGTGTTCCTGTTCGCGTGGATGTCGATGTTCACGCACCAGATGCTCGATGCGAATACCTATTGGCTGGCGACCTGCGCGCTGGTCTCCACACGCGCGGCGTGGACCGCGCCCGGGCGGGCGCTCCAGGCACGAGGAGCGTACGCAAGGGCCAGGCCGGGCCGCTACGCCTGCCGCGCCGCCGGCGCAGGCCGCGCCCTGCTGGCCGGGACACGACCATGAGCCACGGCAAATTTGTGATCTCCCTGGATTTCGAAATGTTCTGGGGCGTCGAAGATACGCAGAGCATCGCGGCCTATGGCCGCAACGTGCTGGGCGAATGGCAGGCCATCCCCCGGATGCTGGCGCGGTTCCGCGCCCATGGCGTCAACGCGACCTGGGCGACCGTGGGCGCGATCATGTGCCGCGACTATGGCGAGTGGCGCGCGCGGCGCTGCACCGGCACCCGATCCGCCGCGGTGCCTGAACCCTGGGCCGATGCCGAGGATGCGCTGCTCAAGCAATATCCGAGGCTGTTCTTCGCCAGGCCGCTGGTCGAGCGCATCCTCGAGACCGACGGCCAGGAACTGGGGTCGCATACCTTCAGCCATTTCTATTGCAAGGACAAGCGCGCCACGCCCGCGGGCTTCGTCGAGGACCTGGCGCGCGCGGCCAGCCTGGCGGCCGGGATGGGCATCGTGTTCCGGACCATCGTCTTCCCGCGCAACCAGATCAGTCCCGCATTCCTGGCGCTGCTGCCGGCGGCCGGCATCCTGGTCTATCGCGGCAATGCCCAACACTGGCTATACCGTAACGGCGACGCGGTGCCGGGGGGGACGGCAGGGCGCGTCATGCGCAAGGCCGATGCCTTCGTGCCGCTGAGCGGCTCATGCTGCCGGCGCGAACAGGTCGATGGCACGCTCGTGAACGTCCCTGCGAGCGCGTTCCTGTATGCCTGGTCGGCCTTGTCCGAGCCATTGATGGCCCTGCGCCTGCACCGGATCAAGCAGGGCATGACCGAGGCCGCCCGTACCGGCGGACTATTCCACCTGTGGTGGCACCCGCATAATTTCGGCGTCAACCTCGAGGCCAACCTGGCCATGCTGGAACAGGTCCTGCTGCACTACCGCCTGCTCGCCGACAGGTTCGGCATGCAATCGCAGTGCATGGGCGCGTTCGCCGGGATGACGGACGCGCAGCCGCCGGCGCCGCAGCCCTGCCTGGTATCGGCCGGCACCTCGTACGCATTGTTCTGGCAGGGGGCACGATGAAGCGCCATGTCCTGCACGTCATCAGCGGCCTGTCGGTCGGCGGCGCCGAAATGGCGCTGTACCGGCTGATCCTGCAGTTCCGCGACAGCGACTACGACCATACCGTGGTGGCGCTCACGCCCGGTGGAGGCATGTCGGCCCGCTTCGAGCACGTGGGCATACCCCTGATCGTGCTGGACGTGCGGCATTCGCCGTTCGCGCACAGCGTGCAGCTGGTGCGCCTGATCCGCAAGCTGCGGCCCGACATCGTGCAGACCTGGTTGTACCACGCCGATTTCCTGGGCGGCCTGGCCGCGCGCGTGGCCGGCAACCGCAGGATCATCTGGGGAATCCGGACCACGGACCTGGACATCGGCTGCGCCCGCACCACGTCCCTGGTGCGCCGCGCCTGCGCCCTGATGTCGCGCTGGGTGCCGCACACGATCGTCTGCGTGGCCCACGCGGCGCTGCGTTCGCATGCGCGCGTCGGCTACGATACCAGCCGCATGACCGTGGTCGCCAACGGCTTCGACCTCGGGGCGCTGACGGCCAGCGAGGCCGAGCGCGACGAACTGCGCCGGCGCTGCGGTTTCGGCGCGGGAGACATCGTGGTCGGCACGCTCGGCCGGTTCAACCTCGACAAGGACCATGGCAATTTCGTGGAGGCGGCCGGCATGCTGGCGGCGAAGGACGAGCGCGTGCGTTTCCTGATGGTCGGCCGCGACCTGGACGCCGGCAACCAGGTCCTCGGCCAGTGGATTCGCGATACCGGCCATGCGGACCGCTTCGTGCTGCTGGGCGAACGCGACGACGCCGCCGTCTGCCTTGCGGCGATGGACATCTTCTGCCTGTCGTCGCGCACCGAGGCATTCCCGAACGTCGTCGGCGAAGCCATGGCGATGGGCCTGCCCTGCGTCGCGACCAATGTGGGCGACGTCGCCGTGCTCCTGGCCGATACGGGCGTGGTAGTGCAGAAGGCCGACCCCGATGCGCTGGCGCGCGGCGTGCATGGACTGATCGCGCGCGGCCCGGGGTATCTGTTCGAACTCGGGCAGCTGGCGCGCGAGCGCATCCGCGCCAGCTACAGCATGCGCTGCGCGCGTGCGCGCTTCGAGTCGATCTACGACAGCATCCTGGACGAAGGGGGACTTTCATGTGCGGACTCACCGGCTTCCTGAAGGCGGACGCCTTCCTGCCGCGCGAAGAACTCGTACGGCAAGTAGCGCGGATGAGCGCGACGCTCGCCCACCGGGGCCCGAACGATGCCGGCCACTGGTGCGACCCGGCACACGGCATCGCGCTGGGCCACCGGCGCCTGGCGATCATCGACGTGTCGGCCGCCGGCCACCAGCCGATGCAGTCGCCCGGCGGCCGCTACGTCCTCGTCTTCAACGGCGAAATCTACAACCACCTGCTGCTGCGCCGGGAACTCGATGGGGACATGTACCCGACGCCATGGCGGGGCGGATCCGATACCGAGACGCTGCTGGCCGGCTTCGAGCAATGGGGAATTCGTGCGACCGTCGAGCGCGCGGTCGGCATGTTCGCGCTCGCCGTCTGGGACCGGCAGGCGCGCTCGCTGACGCTGGCGCGCGACCGCATCGGCGAAAAACCCCTGTACTACGGCTGGCAGGGGCAAGGCGAACAGAGAGCCTTCCTGTTCGGGTCGGAACTGAAAGCGCTGCGCGCCCATCCCGCCTTCGACGACGTCATCGACCGCGACGCGCTGTGCCTGCAGATGCGTCACGGTTACATCGCGGCCCCATATTCGATCTACAGGAACGTGTTCAAGCTGCCTCCGGGCTGCCTCCTGAGCGTGGCGCAACCGTCCCGTACGCATGCGCTATCAAGCTACTGGAGCGCCCCCGGCACGATGACCGATGGCGTGAACCGGCCATTTCGCGGCTCGCCGGAGCAGGCGGTGGAGGCGCTGGACGGCTTGCTGCGCGCTGCCGTCGGCGCCCAGATGGTGGCCGACGTGCCGCTCGGGGCCTTCCTGTCGGGCGGAGTCGATTCGTCCACGGTCACTGCCCTGATGCAGGCGCAATCGGCGCGCCCCGTGAAGACGTTCTCCATCGGCTTTCACGAAAGCGACTACAACGAGGCGCACCATGCGCAGGCGGTGGCAAGGCATCTTGGGACGGATCACACCGAACTGTATGTGACGGCCGCGCAGGCGCGCGACGTCATCCCTTCGCTTCAGGATGCCTACGACGAGCCGTTCTCCGACTCTTCGCAGCTGCCCACGGTCCTCGTGTCGCGCCTGGCCCGCCAGCACGTGACGGTGGCGCTGTCGGGCGACGCCGGTGACGAACTGTTCTGCGGGTACAACCGCTACCAGTTCGTCGACGCCCTGTGGCACAAGGTCAGCGCGGCGCCCTTGCCCCTGCGCCGGCTCGCCGCCAGGGGCATCGCCGGCGTATCGGTCGAGGCGTGGAACCGGGCGGCGCGGGCGCTGGGGCCAGGCCTGCCGCGCGCCATGCGCTTCCAGAACACGGGCGACAAGCTGCACAAGGGGGCGCAAGTCATGACCTGCGCGTCGCTCGATGCGCTCTACCTCGGCCTGGTGTCGCACTGGGACGATCCGGCGGCGCTGGTGCGCGGCGCCGCCGAACCCCCCACGGCCCTGAACGGGGACGCGCCGGACCTCGCCGCGCTCGATGGCCTGCAGCGCATGATGGCGCTCGACCTGCTGACCTACCTGCCGGACGACATCCTGGTGAAGGTGGACCGGGCCGCCATGAGCGTGTCGCTGGAAACGCGGGTGCCGCTACTGGACCACCGGGTCGTGGAGTTTGCCTGGCGCCTGCCGCAATCCTGCAAGCTGCGCGACGGGGTCACGAAATGGATCCTGCGCCAGGTGCTGTACCGCTACGTGCCGAAAGCCCTGATCGAGCGTCCGAAGATGGGCTTCGGCATCCCGG
This portion of the Telluria beijingensis genome encodes:
- a CDS encoding O-antigen ligase family protein; protein product: MSRRPSIVTSVFVVRATPSAALAPARHGGLLFYQCAVLGLAMCAIYANAPIYLYTQDASLPPKYVYFLLVLLMTPCLLARRAMLVAYLLSPFALWACALVALNLIHLSTWSAGGLAGATYLSDHGDGVRAALVLTRIQYIMVAVLFGFVVFVTPAKTYLYAAVALMVLLPCAVLLDFAYQGMFYRTDLEGAVLGRAAATFINPTMAGEALLHVAILGCAAIGLRYRGPLLLLAGAAILATFSRSSIIAWGVVLAIMVARGALPRSMVVATAAAFAALALGLGSFESYLQSRDEFEGASSNILSRMGFFSNLSFDDDSSAERASVVKAAWELFQHNPVFGAGAGSTLFWSHRGGTHNQLLMLAAEYGLFGIGLWMWLLVILWRGRFLAERGLHVAMVFLFAWMSMFTHQMLDANTYWLATCALVSTRAAWTAPGRALQARGAYARARPGRYACRAAGAGRALLAGTRP
- a CDS encoding polysaccharide deacetylase family protein, with translation MSHGKFVISLDFEMFWGVEDTQSIAAYGRNVLGEWQAIPRMLARFRAHGVNATWATVGAIMCRDYGEWRARRCTGTRSAAVPEPWADAEDALLKQYPRLFFARPLVERILETDGQELGSHTFSHFYCKDKRATPAGFVEDLARAASLAAGMGIVFRTIVFPRNQISPAFLALLPAAGILVYRGNAQHWLYRNGDAVPGGTAGRVMRKADAFVPLSGSCCRREQVDGTLVNVPASAFLYAWSALSEPLMALRLHRIKQGMTEAARTGGLFHLWWHPHNFGVNLEANLAMLEQVLLHYRLLADRFGMQSQCMGAFAGMTDAQPPAPQPCLVSAGTSYALFWQGAR
- a CDS encoding glycosyltransferase encodes the protein MKRHVLHVISGLSVGGAEMALYRLILQFRDSDYDHTVVALTPGGGMSARFEHVGIPLIVLDVRHSPFAHSVQLVRLIRKLRPDIVQTWLYHADFLGGLAARVAGNRRIIWGIRTTDLDIGCARTTSLVRRACALMSRWVPHTIVCVAHAALRSHARVGYDTSRMTVVANGFDLGALTASEAERDELRRRCGFGAGDIVVGTLGRFNLDKDHGNFVEAAGMLAAKDERVRFLMVGRDLDAGNQVLGQWIRDTGHADRFVLLGERDDAAVCLAAMDIFCLSSRTEAFPNVVGEAMAMGLPCVATNVGDVAVLLADTGVVVQKADPDALARGVHGLIARGPGYLFELGQLARERIRASYSMRCARARFESIYDSILDEGGLSCADSPAS
- the asnB gene encoding asparagine synthase (glutamine-hydrolyzing), whose amino-acid sequence is MCGLTGFLKADAFLPREELVRQVARMSATLAHRGPNDAGHWCDPAHGIALGHRRLAIIDVSAAGHQPMQSPGGRYVLVFNGEIYNHLLLRRELDGDMYPTPWRGGSDTETLLAGFEQWGIRATVERAVGMFALAVWDRQARSLTLARDRIGEKPLYYGWQGQGEQRAFLFGSELKALRAHPAFDDVIDRDALCLQMRHGYIAAPYSIYRNVFKLPPGCLLSVAQPSRTHALSSYWSAPGTMTDGVNRPFRGSPEQAVEALDGLLRAAVGAQMVADVPLGAFLSGGVDSSTVTALMQAQSARPVKTFSIGFHESDYNEAHHAQAVARHLGTDHTELYVTAAQARDVIPSLQDAYDEPFSDSSQLPTVLVSRLARQHVTVALSGDAGDELFCGYNRYQFVDALWHKVSAAPLPLRRLAARGIAGVSVEAWNRAARALGPGLPRAMRFQNTGDKLHKGAQVMTCASLDALYLGLVSHWDDPAALVRGAAEPPTALNGDAPDLAALDGLQRMMALDLLTYLPDDILVKVDRAAMSVSLETRVPLLDHRVVEFAWRLPQSCKLRDGVTKWILRQVLYRYVPKALIERPKMGFGIPVGDWLRGPLREWGDALLAQARLADEGFLEPALVRRCWTEHVSGQRNWQYQLWNVLMFQAWLAHRRAQPRTERDADMAEHLTGAIS